The stretch of DNA TCTGGAGGTCGTTCAAAACTCCTGTAACCCTGGCTTTGTTGAACTTGGAGAGAGATTAGGAAAAGAAACACTTTTCAAATACATCAGAGATTTTGGTTTTGGTGAAAAAACGGGGATTGACCTTCAAGGAGAAGGAACTGGAATTCTCTTTAACCTTGATCGTGTAGGCCCTGTAGAACAGGCAACTACTGCTTTTGGGCAGGGGGTTTCGGTTACACCAATACAGCAGGTTGCTGCAATATCTGCTGCAGTTAATGGCGGGACTTTATATACTCCATATGTAGCTAAGGAGCTGATTGATCCAAAAACAGGTGAAATAGTCATGAGAAAAACACCTTCAGCGAAACGGAAAGTCATTTCAAAAGAAACATCAGACCAAATCAGGTCTGCTCTGGAGAGTGTTGTTGCCCAAGGTACAGGCGGAAAAGCATTTATCGACGGATATAGAGTGGGCGGAAAAACAGGAACAGCTCAAAAAGCTCAAGGTGGAAGATATCTTGAAAACAACCATATCGTTTCTTTTATTGGTTTTGCACCTGCTGACGATCCGCAGCTAGTTGTGTATGTTGCAGTAGATAATCCTAAAGGCACCCCGCAATTTGGAGGAACAGTTGCTGCTCCAATCGTTGGAAATATTATGGAAGATAGTCTGCGATCAATGGGTATTCAACCACGAAAGGGTCAAATTGAGAAAAAACTAAGATGGCCGGACGTTCCGTTGATTGAAGTTCCGGACCTAGTAGGAATTACGAAAAAAGAACTCGGTGAATTATATATCAATTTAAAAATTGATGCGAGTGGAGAAGGAAATACAGTTGTTAAACAAACTCCAGAACCTGGTATAAAATTAAAAGAGGGGTCAACCATTAGACTTTATTTTGATAATGAATAATGAAAATTGGGCATGGTAAAGCAAAAGGCGGTACAAAGAAATGCTGCCTTTAATTTCTCCAAATTTTTCGGATATATAAAACAAATAGCTAAAACTCTCGTTTTCATGTAAAATGAAAACCGCGATGAGTTTTGGCTGTTTTTCGAGATTGCTATAGGTTGTATGTATGTAAAGTTTGTTTATGAGGAGATGGACGAAATGGAATTACATACGCTTATTTCTTATTTGCAGCCATATAGGGTATTTAGCGGTGAAAATCCTATAATCACTTCAATAGAAAACGATAGTCGCAATGTTCAACCGGGAAGTCTATTTATTTGTATAAAAGGTTTTACTGTTGATGGTCATGATTTTGTGTCTAATGCTGTAAAGCAAGGGGCAGCTGCTGTTCTATCAGAAATTGATTTAGACCTGCCTGTTCCAGTCGTTGTCGTACAAAATACTCGACGAGCAATGGCTGTATTAGCTGATGCCTTTTTCGAGCAGCCAAGTAAGAATCTCTATTTAATTGGTATTACAGGAACGAATGGAAAAACAACAACAAGTCATTTAATTGAAAAAATTTTATCGGATGCTGGAAAAAAAACAGGCTTAATAGGTACAATGTATACAAAAATTGGTGAAGAAAAATCTGAAGTAAAAAATACAACTCCAGATTCCCTTACATTACAGCGTATTTTTAAAGAAATGGTTGACAAAGGTGTAAAAACTACAGTAATGGAGGTTTCATCACATGCCCTTGATGAAGGAAGAATTCATGGCTGTGATTTTGACATTGCTGTATTCACTAATCTTACACAAGATCACTTAGATTATCATAAAACGATGGATGAGTATAGAAATGCTAAATGCCTCTTGTTTGCTCAGCTCGGAAGTGCATTTCAGCATGAGCGTAAGAAATACGCCATTATCAATATGGATGATCAAGCATCAAATGTATTTATTAAAGCGACAGCAGCACATGTACTCACATATGGGATAGATCAATCAGCAGATTTACAAGCTATAAATATTCAAATGACTGCGTATGGAACTACATTTGAATTACACAGTCCATTAGGCAAACATCAAGTATCTATGCAACTGATTGGTAAATTTAGCGTTTATAATGTACTTGCTAGTATTGGAGCTGGAATCGTTTCAGATATTCCCATTGAAAAAATAATAAAATCAATAGAAGAAGTTAAAGGAGTTTCGGGACGTTTCGAGACAGTAGATGCCGGGCAAAATTTTTCAGTGATTGTTGATTATGCGCATACCCCTGATAGTTTAGAGAATGTACTATTGACCGTTAAGCAGTTTGCAAAAAGACGTGTTTTCGTTATTGTAGGCTGCGGTGGGGATAGAGATCGTTCAAAGCGGCCACTAATGGCTGAAATAGCTTGCAGATATAGTTCAAATCCAATATTTACTTCAGATAACCCTCGAAGTGAAAACCCTATCCAAATATTAAATGATATGGAAGCAGGGGTAATAGGAATGGATTATAAGATAATAGTTGACCGCAGAGAAGCAATTCGATCTGCAATCCACGAGGCTCAGGAAGAAGATGTTATATTAATTGCTGGAAAAGGCCATGAAACCTATCAACTGATTGGAGATCAGGTAATTAATTTTGATGACCGTCAAGTTGCAAAAGAGGCAATAGAGGAGAGATAAAATGTTATTGACCTATGGTGATTTAGCGAATCTGTTTCCAAAAAACAAAGGAATACAGGATGATGAGCTCTTTTTTCATACGGTCACAACGATTTCGAATGTACAACAGTATAAAGGAATATTTATCCCTTTCGAAGAGAATTCAGGGGCATTGAAAATGGCCATTGAAAATGGAGCCATTGCTGCCCTATGGAAAGAGGGGGAAGAGATTCCACGATATACACCAAATCATTTTCCAATATTTTTTACTAATGACTTATTGAAAGGCTTAAAGGACATGATGGAACTATATATAGAAAAAATAAATCAAACCGAAATAAAACTAAATGAAGTGACTCATTTTCTTTTTTCAAGAGAAATGGATCTTAATAATAATAATTCTACATATGATAATGCAATTATAGCAGACAAAATAAGTAAATTATTAGAACAGCTCCGACAAGGAAAGGAGGGAGCAAAATGATGGAGAAAGTTATCTTTTTCACAATTATTATGGGATTCTTAGTTACGGTATTACTTTCTCCCATTTTTATTCCCTTCTTGAGAAGATTGAAGTTTGGGCAGAGTATTCGGGAAGAAGGTCCAAAGTCACATTTAAAGAAATCTGGTACACCAACAATGGGAGGGATTATGATCCTCCTTT from Cytobacillus dafuensis encodes:
- a CDS encoding UDP-N-acetylmuramoyl-L-alanyl-D-glutamate--2,6-diaminopimelate ligase; translated protein: MELHTLISYLQPYRVFSGENPIITSIENDSRNVQPGSLFICIKGFTVDGHDFVSNAVKQGAAAVLSEIDLDLPVPVVVVQNTRRAMAVLADAFFEQPSKNLYLIGITGTNGKTTTSHLIEKILSDAGKKTGLIGTMYTKIGEEKSEVKNTTPDSLTLQRIFKEMVDKGVKTTVMEVSSHALDEGRIHGCDFDIAVFTNLTQDHLDYHKTMDEYRNAKCLLFAQLGSAFQHERKKYAIINMDDQASNVFIKATAAHVLTYGIDQSADLQAINIQMTAYGTTFELHSPLGKHQVSMQLIGKFSVYNVLASIGAGIVSDIPIEKIIKSIEEVKGVSGRFETVDAGQNFSVIVDYAHTPDSLENVLLTVKQFAKRRVFVIVGCGGDRDRSKRPLMAEIACRYSSNPIFTSDNPRSENPIQILNDMEAGVIGMDYKIIVDRREAIRSAIHEAQEEDVILIAGKGHETYQLIGDQVINFDDRQVAKEAIEER